From one Candidatus Hydrogenedentota bacterium genomic stretch:
- a CDS encoding UvrD-helicase domain-containing protein has translation MRFTDDQIKAITKDSPRISVSAGAGSGKTAILVERIAHLLCNPRYWRNKGPALDRIVAITFTDKAADEMKARLRQRFREGQRKAELFEDVDWRELEREVDGARISTIHSFCASILRAHALRIGMDPEWGVLDDADANQLMEDTLSDTIEELLKKKDPATIRLSIEWGLQQLKSAFKEMFNKRNEWLDTENRSRYDNPDRLYAFWDDQWGRAKESFLQNCQFNRKLPFLLKNLQDLDGLCSSNDDRREMQRIACIRVLRAIADGATDLGDRIDHYKSEFPRMSISKKAWAEEDFKRVGEAIKEANSFLKEDCLLPTWNETLERAAARATCDFFQVGCRVMDAYRNARKAYNSLDFDDIINETLALLREDKELKEQVASEIEFLFIDEFQDTDLVQLEIAKLLSAVDKGPRLFVVGDAKQSIYYFRGAEVDLFNTFINEDPDPIRLKENFRSLPNVMNFVNTFFGASKMLAAVEVYRPTQAPRKALTGPRVEYFFPKTLEDEKLSEDKKHELEAQFIAARILEFCADNSSTEIFDTALNAYRRPIFDDIVLLFRRSTYMVAYETAFRAWNIPFNRVAGVGFFQRREIQDILALLQLIVDPWDEEALLTVLRSPMVGVSDETLMRMALAGGVASTFHTDRIPDNCDDVPALTRGRRLFKELYEKREEEPGSFIRSVLAKSNYEAILLNSHLGLQRAANLRKVIQLADNLGRSRSAMLHEFKRYLEEVTLMELKEGESSLQTKGMGAVTLITVHKAKGLEYPIVFLPETHAENRKSGRNFFQYRKEFGLSIKAPDEEGETKNGAFGALMSRFDDHENMMENARILYVAMTRARDYLVLCGRSDARLNSWAGMFNKVLNLHQWEHNDVAQGDGWSVLIKNDQPDQSKPIKDKAMELQLDPKRLDRQLQPLGITKTEKRVFSVSHLLAFLTHAESSLFECERDTLSEEGEDLSAQSPRNREFAMARGTLVHTLFERWDFKKDQVPDLRQLIMEAGLGLSQFDNLYQSLEHIIHSFRNSPLWSLYTRARRIEREVPFLFDIGPIMIRGVVDAVIDGNIIVDYKTGKAGGALESSYENQLYLYGAALNALQGQTPKEGLLWYAEANKVHTVAMDQRKIDEFLQYLHEFCGTFQEAAK, from the coding sequence ATGAGATTTACGGATGATCAAATAAAAGCAATCACAAAAGACAGTCCGCGCATCAGCGTGTCCGCGGGAGCGGGCTCCGGTAAGACCGCCATATTGGTTGAGCGCATTGCTCATTTGCTGTGTAATCCTCGGTACTGGCGAAACAAAGGCCCCGCTTTGGATCGTATCGTGGCTATTACCTTCACGGATAAGGCAGCCGATGAAATGAAAGCGCGATTGCGTCAGCGTTTCCGCGAGGGACAACGCAAGGCGGAGCTTTTCGAGGATGTCGACTGGCGCGAATTAGAACGGGAAGTTGACGGCGCAAGGATTAGTACCATCCATTCCTTTTGTGCTTCCATTCTTCGCGCCCATGCCTTGCGCATCGGCATGGATCCTGAATGGGGTGTCCTTGATGATGCCGACGCGAACCAATTAATGGAAGATACGCTGTCCGATACGATTGAGGAGTTGTTGAAAAAGAAGGATCCTGCAACAATACGCCTTTCTATTGAGTGGGGACTGCAACAATTAAAATCCGCCTTCAAAGAAATGTTTAACAAAAGAAATGAATGGCTGGATACAGAGAATAGGAGCCGTTACGACAATCCCGATAGGTTGTATGCATTTTGGGATGATCAGTGGGGCCGTGCTAAAGAATCTTTTCTTCAAAATTGCCAGTTCAACCGAAAATTGCCCTTTCTCCTGAAAAATTTACAGGATTTGGATGGATTGTGCTCCTCAAATGATGATAGGCGGGAAATGCAGCGTATTGCTTGTATACGCGTGCTGAGGGCTATTGCCGACGGCGCTACCGATTTGGGCGATCGTATCGACCATTATAAGTCCGAATTTCCGCGAATGAGTATCTCTAAAAAGGCGTGGGCGGAAGAAGATTTTAAACGGGTTGGTGAAGCGATTAAAGAGGCAAATAGTTTTTTGAAAGAAGATTGTTTGCTGCCCACTTGGAATGAGACTTTAGAACGGGCAGCGGCACGTGCCACCTGTGATTTTTTTCAAGTGGGCTGCCGGGTAATGGATGCGTATCGCAATGCACGAAAGGCCTATAACAGCCTTGATTTCGACGATATCATCAACGAGACACTCGCCTTATTACGAGAAGATAAAGAATTAAAAGAACAGGTCGCTTCCGAAATAGAATTTCTTTTTATAGACGAATTCCAAGACACCGATCTGGTTCAATTGGAAATCGCAAAACTATTGAGCGCAGTAGATAAGGGTCCGCGTTTATTTGTGGTGGGAGATGCTAAACAATCGATCTATTATTTCCGTGGAGCAGAAGTGGATTTATTCAATACCTTCATCAACGAAGATCCGGATCCCATACGACTCAAGGAAAACTTCCGTTCTCTTCCTAATGTGATGAATTTTGTCAATACCTTCTTTGGCGCTTCAAAAATGCTGGCCGCTGTAGAAGTGTACAGGCCTACGCAAGCTCCCCGCAAAGCGCTTACGGGTCCCCGCGTTGAATACTTTTTTCCTAAAACCTTGGAAGATGAAAAGCTTAGTGAAGATAAAAAACATGAACTGGAAGCGCAGTTCATTGCGGCGCGAATCCTTGAATTCTGTGCCGACAATTCAAGTACAGAAATTTTTGATACGGCGTTGAATGCCTATCGACGCCCCATCTTTGATGATATTGTGTTGCTTTTTAGACGCAGCACTTACATGGTTGCCTATGAAACTGCCTTTCGCGCGTGGAACATCCCCTTCAATCGCGTCGCAGGGGTCGGATTTTTTCAACGCCGAGAAATTCAAGATATTCTTGCCCTTCTCCAATTGATTGTAGATCCTTGGGACGAGGAAGCGTTGTTAACCGTATTGCGCAGTCCCATGGTGGGCGTATCCGATGAGACTTTGATGCGCATGGCTTTGGCGGGAGGCGTGGCATCCACCTTCCATACCGACCGTATTCCTGACAATTGTGATGATGTGCCTGCTTTGACGCGGGGTCGACGTCTTTTTAAAGAGCTTTATGAAAAACGCGAAGAAGAGCCGGGCTCTTTTATTCGATCTGTCTTAGCAAAGAGCAACTATGAAGCTATCTTGCTGAATTCACATCTGGGATTGCAGCGTGCCGCCAATCTTCGTAAAGTCATTCAACTTGCCGATAATTTGGGCAGGTCACGATCGGCTATGCTCCATGAATTTAAGCGCTACTTGGAAGAAGTCACGCTCATGGAACTGAAAGAAGGGGAGTCTTCCCTTCAAACGAAAGGAATGGGCGCCGTCACTTTGATCACCGTCCATAAAGCCAAAGGGCTTGAATATCCCATTGTTTTTTTACCGGAGACACATGCAGAAAACAGGAAGTCCGGCAGGAATTTCTTCCAATATCGCAAAGAATTCGGATTGAGTATCAAAGCGCCGGATGAAGAGGGCGAAACGAAAAACGGCGCTTTTGGCGCGTTGATGAGTCGCTTTGATGACCATGAGAATATGATGGAGAACGCCCGTATTCTCTATGTGGCGATGACCCGTGCCCGTGATTATTTGGTCTTGTGTGGCAGATCTGATGCGCGATTAAACAGCTGGGCCGGCATGTTCAACAAAGTACTCAACTTACACCAATGGGAGCACAACGACGTTGCTCAAGGGGACGGTTGGAGCGTCTTGATAAAAAACGACCAGCCTGATCAGAGCAAACCAATTAAAGACAAGGCCATGGAACTGCAGCTTGACCCGAAAAGGCTTGATCGGCAATTACAGCCCCTAGGTATTACAAAAACAGAAAAGCGCGTCTTTTCTGTGTCGCATTTGTTGGCGTTCCTGACCCATGCGGAAAGCAGCCTATTTGAATGTGAAAGGGATACGCTTTCAGAAGAAGGCGAAGACCTCTCGGCACAGTCTCCCCGCAATCGTGAATTCGCCATGGCACGAGGCACGCTGGTGCATACACTTTTTGAAAGGTGGGATTTTAAAAAGGATCAAGTCCCTGATCTTCGTCAATTAATCATGGAAGCAGGGCTGGGCCTATCTCAATTTGATAACCTGTACCAAAGTTTGGAACACATTATACATTCCTTTCGTAACTCACCGTTATGGTCACTATATACCCGTGCTCGACGCATTGAACGGGAAGTGCCTTTTCTTTTTGATATAGGTCCGATCATGATCCGAGGCGTAGTGGATGCGGTGATCGACGGTAACATTATTGTGGATTATAAAACAGGTAAGGCAGGCGGCGCCCTTGAAAGCTCTTATGAAAACCAACTGTATTTGTATGGCGCCGCATTGAATGCCTTACAGGGGCAGACTCCGAAGGAAGGGCTGCTCTGGTATGCTGAAGCGAATAAGGTGCATACCGTAGCCATGGATCAACGAAAGATCGACGAATTTCTACAGTATCTTCATGAATTTTGCGGCACATTTCAAGAGGCTGCCAAGTGA
- a CDS encoding carboxypeptidase-like regulatory domain-containing protein → MTDKVVVETFEEGYGRLVALTEPGKLGFLLCSIAEKYAEQFTFKRIPNWNKPRFRESSENAVDLSWVQTELIEPLNEELGSFTSQEKQGILLNAFCGLNAAQIAQVLKIDKKEAAEDLARTRENVEKALLKEVVKALKHEVNNKERLLSIAGRIGGPEVAAQMADKTKLGKAKVKLLPLFLTVVALFVVGISGLFIYQVVQRMPGTTGDVQQAVVQQESEGAEAAPADEGRKTPAPPPSNYAIKGRVVDERFSTDGIAGITVETSGQKAETDFYGAFEIRGIARGEHAVTLRVGDRVVKKDVRLNTEKENAPIDIRLDDNIPARFHFHGRAFDRQTGRALTEFEVAACKDFPEMLQPYVIEKLFIPQKQSEGMIHERFVALGDYTVYVRARGYAPLPVEFSIDEKWDGQQIYDFPLYRATGLKAVVYGSNELSLEGAYFIPRYGTQRGVAMDKVDYGRTNSMGRLELYTLPVGIQSFYIAHQEETARAIVDLEPGKIQEIVVEFPRKGALTGDITLFGRPTKFNDFRRQATGSMLDLSKNLNYNAPGQYEITLTPEPVFICGTVTPSGPAQWFSWSMKKHVTINASAVTWLDFNFNSGSAVLNGNINLSNTSNRVVYAEVSLNHEEGTDSIYYNLSGPGSFQLTDINYGSGSLTIYAASQRQNASDFETARGLMDKQTKTFELSDKKKSAYLDFTL, encoded by the coding sequence ATGACTGACAAGGTAGTGGTGGAAACCTTTGAAGAAGGGTACGGTCGGCTCGTCGCCTTGACAGAACCGGGCAAGCTGGGGTTCCTTTTGTGTTCCATTGCAGAAAAATATGCGGAACAATTTACCTTCAAACGTATTCCCAATTGGAACAAACCCCGTTTTCGTGAAAGCTCAGAAAACGCAGTGGACTTGTCATGGGTTCAAACGGAACTCATCGAACCCTTAAACGAAGAATTGGGCTCTTTCACTTCCCAAGAGAAACAAGGTATTTTACTTAACGCCTTTTGCGGGCTCAACGCGGCTCAAATTGCCCAAGTTTTAAAAATAGACAAGAAAGAGGCTGCGGAAGATCTTGCTCGGACCCGTGAGAATGTGGAAAAGGCGCTGTTAAAAGAAGTGGTCAAGGCGCTGAAACACGAAGTCAACAACAAAGAGCGTCTATTGAGCATAGCCGGTCGAATTGGCGGCCCTGAAGTAGCCGCTCAGATGGCTGACAAGACCAAGCTCGGCAAAGCCAAAGTTAAACTGCTGCCCCTCTTTTTGACGGTTGTCGCCCTGTTTGTAGTGGGAATCTCAGGCCTATTTATTTATCAGGTTGTTCAGCGAATGCCGGGCACGACAGGTGACGTACAGCAAGCCGTCGTACAACAGGAATCTGAAGGAGCTGAAGCAGCGCCGGCAGATGAGGGACGCAAAACACCGGCTCCGCCCCCTTCCAATTATGCGATAAAGGGCCGTGTCGTTGATGAACGTTTTTCTACCGACGGAATCGCAGGTATCACGGTTGAAACCTCCGGGCAAAAAGCGGAGACCGACTTTTACGGCGCTTTCGAAATCCGAGGTATTGCGCGGGGTGAGCATGCTGTTACCTTGCGTGTCGGTGACCGTGTTGTTAAAAAGGATGTGCGGCTCAATACGGAAAAAGAGAATGCGCCGATCGATATCCGTCTGGATGATAATATCCCTGCTCGTTTCCATTTCCATGGGCGCGCCTTTGATCGTCAAACGGGTCGCGCACTGACTGAATTTGAAGTGGCCGCATGTAAAGACTTCCCTGAAATGCTGCAGCCTTATGTGATCGAAAAGTTATTCATACCGCAAAAACAATCGGAAGGAATGATCCATGAACGCTTTGTGGCACTGGGCGATTATACGGTCTATGTTCGCGCCCGAGGCTATGCCCCCTTACCGGTAGAATTTTCCATTGATGAAAAATGGGACGGTCAACAAATTTACGACTTCCCTCTGTACCGTGCGACCGGTTTGAAAGCGGTGGTTTACGGCTCTAATGAACTGTCCTTGGAAGGAGCCTATTTTATCCCCCGTTATGGAACTCAACGGGGTGTTGCCATGGACAAGGTGGATTATGGCCGTACCAACTCTATGGGGCGACTGGAATTGTACACGCTGCCTGTGGGCATTCAATCGTTTTATATTGCCCATCAAGAAGAAACAGCCCGCGCCATTGTCGATTTAGAGCCGGGAAAAATACAAGAAATCGTCGTAGAATTCCCGCGAAAAGGCGCGTTGACCGGAGACATTACCTTATTTGGCCGACCTACAAAATTCAATGATTTCCGAAGGCAGGCTACCGGAAGTATGCTGGATCTGAGTAAGAATCTGAATTATAACGCTCCCGGTCAATACGAAATTACCTTGACGCCGGAGCCTGTCTTTATCTGCGGAACGGTAACGCCTTCCGGTCCGGCCCAATGGTTCTCTTGGTCCATGAAAAAACATGTCACGATTAATGCAAGCGCAGTAACATGGCTTGATTTTAATTTTAACAGCGGCAGCGCTGTTTTAAATGGAAACATTAATCTGTCAAACACTTCGAATCGCGTGGTATATGCGGAAGTCAGCCTCAATCATGAAGAAGGTACTGACAGCATTTATTACAATCTGAGCGGTCCCGGCAGTTTCCAGTTGACAGACATCAACTATGGTTCCGGTTCTTTGACTATTTATGCCGCATCACAACGCCAGAACGCCTCCGATTTCGAGACGGCTCGGGGGCTTATGGACAAACAAACCAAAACCTTCGAATTGAGCGATAAAAAGAAATCCGCCTATTTGGATTTCACGCTGTAA
- a CDS encoding PilZ domain-containing protein, with translation MAMNLERRKELRHGIPMRVEVRLDSGVLLEGNTENISSTGLFFETERFLPLGLRVRVYLIPLCLGHQAVMCRGEVSRFDDLGFAIAFDASQTKRIETLLKQIEYSVTNGTVA, from the coding sequence ATGGCAATGAACTTAGAGAGACGCAAAGAACTTCGTCATGGTATTCCCATGCGTGTGGAAGTGCGTTTGGACAGCGGCGTTTTGTTGGAAGGCAACACGGAAAACATCAGTTCGACCGGTTTGTTTTTTGAAACCGAGCGATTCCTTCCGTTAGGTCTCCGTGTGCGCGTTTACCTCATTCCCCTTTGTTTGGGTCATCAAGCGGTTATGTGTAGAGGAGAGGTTTCCCGCTTTGATGACTTGGGTTTCGCCATTGCTTTCGACGCTTCACAAACGAAACGGATCGAAACGCTGTTGAAACAAATTGAGTACTCTGTTACGAATGGAACTGTGGCGTAA
- the ptsP gene encoding phosphoenolpyruvate--protein phosphotransferase, giving the protein MARSPKKHQSEWTRPNRDNLVPAKKQHHIQLKERRLAGTPISDGIVCRPVRVIVRDNESYTPRYTVKKSEMPQELARLRKHLDLAAEALDEVIDLAQKRVGPVHATIFQAQKMIILDEMLYDETSKIIHTKAINAEAACVEVLDSFEARFLAMEDTYLKDRASDIGEVRRRILTMFFKSRGEKTEAAMQEKDGDQEPTIVVIEELLPGETLSLNLSSTAGFVTEHGGPNSHVAILARSLGIPAVCGVQNLLHHIKSGDTVLMNGATGEIIINPQASTLKLYPTLKKKADVRFKTVAPVDGFKVLANINSVDEARFADEMGAEGIGLYRTEFEFIVHDRILTEDEQYERYAAVIKAMNGRPISLRLADLGGDKAARFLSLPREENPALGYRGARVLLGHPELLAVQARAIARASVHGPVQVMYPMIISEQQFLRLRAFFLQSIAHLECGEIRNGVMCEVPAACICADSILKVADFGSIGSNDLIQYLLAVDRDNSLVADDYDAKHPAFWHTISHVVAAAQATGKELSICGEVAGQPRHLAKLIDCGIRSVSVSPRRIGLARIIAKRSLPALASEL; this is encoded by the coding sequence GTGGCGAGGAGCCCAAAGAAGCATCAATCGGAATGGACGCGGCCGAACCGCGATAATCTAGTGCCAGCAAAAAAACAACACCATATACAATTGAAAGAGCGGCGATTGGCAGGAACACCGATCAGCGACGGCATTGTCTGCCGTCCGGTTCGAGTAATTGTCCGAGATAATGAGAGCTATACGCCGCGGTACACGGTGAAAAAAAGCGAGATGCCTCAGGAATTGGCACGCTTGCGCAAACATCTGGATTTAGCCGCTGAAGCCTTGGATGAAGTCATTGATCTCGCGCAAAAGCGGGTGGGACCTGTTCACGCGACCATTTTCCAAGCGCAAAAGATGATCATCCTTGATGAGATGCTTTACGACGAAACCTCCAAAATCATACACACGAAAGCGATCAATGCGGAAGCGGCATGTGTGGAGGTGCTCGATTCTTTCGAAGCGCGATTCCTCGCCATGGAAGATACCTATCTCAAGGATCGGGCTTCAGATATTGGCGAGGTGCGCCGCCGTATTTTGACGATGTTCTTTAAAAGCCGTGGGGAAAAGACCGAAGCGGCCATGCAAGAAAAAGATGGGGATCAAGAGCCCACCATTGTTGTGATTGAAGAGCTCCTTCCCGGCGAGACCCTATCTTTAAATCTTTCGAGTACGGCGGGATTCGTTACGGAACATGGCGGTCCCAATTCACATGTTGCCATTCTCGCGCGCAGCTTGGGTATTCCTGCCGTCTGTGGCGTGCAAAATCTTTTGCACCATATCAAGTCCGGCGATACGGTTCTGATGAATGGTGCCACAGGGGAGATCATTATCAATCCTCAGGCTTCCACCTTGAAACTCTATCCGACCCTGAAAAAGAAGGCCGATGTGCGGTTCAAGACCGTCGCGCCTGTTGACGGATTTAAAGTGTTGGCCAATATCAATTCTGTCGATGAAGCACGATTCGCCGATGAAATGGGAGCGGAGGGTATCGGCTTGTATCGCACCGAATTTGAGTTCATCGTACACGACCGCATCCTTACGGAGGACGAACAGTATGAGCGTTACGCGGCCGTGATCAAAGCAATGAACGGACGGCCTATCTCCTTGCGTCTTGCCGATCTCGGAGGCGATAAGGCGGCGCGCTTCTTAAGTTTGCCCCGTGAGGAAAATCCTGCCTTGGGCTATCGCGGCGCCCGTGTTTTGTTGGGACACCCCGAACTCTTGGCTGTGCAAGCGCGCGCCATTGCACGCGCCTCTGTCCATGGACCGGTTCAGGTGATGTATCCCATGATAATTAGTGAGCAGCAGTTTTTGCGGCTCCGTGCCTTTTTCCTGCAGAGCATCGCCCATCTCGAATGCGGTGAAATTCGGAATGGTGTCATGTGTGAAGTGCCTGCCGCTTGCATATGCGCTGACAGCATTTTAAAAGTTGCTGATTTTGGCAGTATCGGTTCCAATGATCTTATCCAATATCTCTTGGCAGTGGATCGAGACAATAGTCTGGTTGCCGATGATTATGACGCCAAACACCCCGCCTTTTGGCACACCATTTCCCATGTAGTTGCCGCCGCTCAAGCGACGGGAAAAGAGCTTTCCATTTGCGGTGAAGTTGCGGGACAGCCCCGCCACTTAGCCAAGCTTATTGATTGCGGTATACGCAGCGTCAGCGTCAGTCCCCGACGAATCGGCTTAGCCCGTATTATCGCCAAACGCAGCCTGCCCGCCTTAGCGTCGGAACTATAA
- the ilvD gene encoding dihydroxy-acid dehydratase — protein MGSTIMKDGFERAPHRSLLYATGQVKAKEDFKKPFIAICNSFTEIVPGHVHLAEFGRIAKAAIEEAGGIAFEFNTIGICDGIAMGHSGMKYSLPSRELIADSVESMIKAHQFDAMLCIPNCDKITPGMLMGAMRCNIPTVFVSGGPMRAGKLDDGNAADLITVFEGVGKHKHGQMTDAELEELECKACPGCGSCSGMFTANSMNCLCEALGIALPGNGTILADSDERRDLVRRAAKQLLEVLKADLRPRDVVTPESIDNAFALDMAMGGSTNTVLHTLAIAQEAGVSYPLARLNEVSARVPNVCKVSPSYKWHIEDVGRAGGIMAILGELMQRDGIIHPNCKTVTLKTIAENVGDIRSTDLEVIKTINEPYSPTGGLAVLYGNLAPEGAVVKEAGVDPAILKHTGPAVIFENEEDAMHAVLEGGVKAGDVIIIRFEGPQGGPGMREMLAPTSAVMGAGLGTSVSLITDGRFSGGTRGACIGHVSPEASAGGPIGLLKNGDTIEIDIPARTLNVKLSDDELAAREKDRPAAPDRQLSGWLKRYQQFVTSANTGAVLK, from the coding sequence ATGGGCAGCACGATTATGAAAGATGGTTTTGAACGCGCTCCGCACCGTTCTTTGTTATATGCAACCGGACAGGTAAAGGCTAAAGAAGATTTTAAGAAACCCTTTATCGCTATTTGTAACAGTTTCACTGAAATTGTTCCCGGTCATGTTCACTTGGCAGAATTTGGCAGAATCGCCAAGGCGGCGATTGAAGAGGCGGGCGGCATCGCTTTTGAATTCAATACCATCGGTATTTGCGACGGCATCGCCATGGGCCACAGCGGCATGAAATATAGCTTGCCGTCGCGAGAGCTAATCGCGGACAGTGTTGAATCCATGATCAAAGCCCATCAGTTTGACGCCATGTTGTGCATCCCCAATTGTGACAAAATCACGCCCGGCATGCTCATGGGCGCCATGCGCTGCAATATCCCCACGGTCTTCGTTTCAGGCGGACCCATGCGTGCGGGGAAACTCGACGATGGAAACGCCGCCGACCTGATCACCGTCTTTGAAGGGGTGGGCAAGCACAAACACGGTCAAATGACTGATGCCGAACTGGAAGAATTGGAATGCAAAGCCTGTCCAGGATGCGGGTCTTGTTCCGGTATGTTCACTGCAAACTCCATGAATTGCCTCTGTGAGGCGTTGGGAATCGCCTTGCCCGGTAACGGCACCATTCTTGCCGACAGTGACGAACGCCGTGATCTCGTACGCCGTGCTGCCAAACAGCTGCTGGAGGTTCTCAAGGCTGATTTGCGGCCCAGAGACGTGGTCACTCCTGAATCCATCGATAACGCTTTTGCCTTGGACATGGCCATGGGCGGTTCCACGAATACCGTTTTGCATACCCTCGCCATTGCCCAGGAAGCGGGCGTATCCTATCCTTTGGCGCGGCTCAACGAAGTCAGCGCGCGGGTTCCCAACGTCTGTAAGGTGTCCCCTTCCTATAAATGGCATATTGAGGATGTCGGACGTGCGGGAGGCATCATGGCGATTTTGGGTGAGCTGATGCAGCGTGACGGCATCATCCATCCTAATTGTAAAACCGTAACCCTAAAGACCATTGCGGAAAATGTAGGCGACATCCGTTCCACCGATTTAGAAGTGATTAAGACCATTAATGAGCCTTACAGCCCCACAGGCGGCCTTGCTGTACTTTACGGTAATCTTGCGCCGGAAGGCGCTGTGGTCAAGGAAGCCGGCGTGGATCCTGCTATTTTAAAACACACCGGTCCCGCAGTAATCTTCGAGAACGAAGAAGACGCCATGCATGCCGTTTTGGAAGGCGGCGTTAAGGCGGGCGATGTGATTATCATTCGCTTTGAAGGTCCCCAAGGCGGACCGGGGATGCGCGAAATGCTCGCGCCAACCTCGGCGGTTATGGGCGCCGGACTCGGTACGAGCGTGAGCTTGATCACGGACGGGCGTTTTTCCGGCGGAACACGGGGCGCATGCATCGGTCATGTCAGTCCGGAAGCGAGCGCCGGCGGACCTATCGGCCTTTTGAAAAATGGAGATACCATTGAGATCGATATTCCGGCGCGTACGCTGAATGTGAAACTGAGCGATGACGAATTGGCGGCTCGCGAAAAGGATCGCCCTGCCGCGCCGGATCGCCAATTGAGTGGATGGCTCAAGCGATACCAACAGTTTGTAACGAGCGCGAATACAGGCGCTGTATTAAAATAA
- a CDS encoding glycosyltransferase family 39 protein, producing the protein MCPLSNTQHETKESKIAQCFGSKALPYWALFFFALTVRILHQTLISQSDPMYGFLLQGGDNYTYDRWANEIAQQFWLGWDRIPFFHGPLYPYFLSLIYLRFGHKHDPAAWAQRLVGSITVVLIFYLARRIFGKKAGWFAGSAAALSPLSLFYEGELLVETLMLFVHLSTLCILVEAAKQKRFKWWLFAGLILGISCVGRPNTLLLVPFIFLWIIALDQGNWKRRIFSALLFLIMTAAVIAPVTLTTALVGKRFFLVTYSGAYNLYIGNAPDAIGVFFTPPSMKEIREAEEKEDIDINWRGYLLDAWKKDPLLLPRKLALKTLLFFQSGELPCDVNFYLRRPFSIFYHSPFRWAFIAPLGIIGLILAFFKKAYARIEDGRFILAAYLLLYAASVILVFVPGRLRMPAFAILLIFAGYAFALSLEGLWKGIRTKSARSFIAPGLAVPLLWVLLAFALRSPTDTMLIRWNDYFNMGSACEMNYNYPLALDYYEQAHERAQGLVSLEEICNNLRERIEQQTRKEEEPNETQCFNN; encoded by the coding sequence ATGTGCCCCTTATCAAACACGCAACACGAGACAAAAGAATCTAAAATCGCTCAATGCTTCGGCTCAAAGGCGCTGCCGTATTGGGCGCTGTTTTTCTTTGCGTTGACGGTTCGTATACTGCACCAGACGCTGATCAGCCAATCAGATCCCATGTACGGATTCTTATTACAAGGCGGCGATAACTACACTTACGACCGATGGGCAAATGAAATCGCTCAGCAATTTTGGCTGGGATGGGATCGCATCCCTTTTTTTCACGGCCCCTTATATCCCTACTTTCTCAGCCTCATCTATTTGCGCTTCGGCCATAAACATGACCCCGCCGCATGGGCACAACGCCTTGTCGGCTCCATAACGGTCGTACTAATCTTTTATCTTGCACGCCGCATTTTTGGTAAAAAAGCAGGCTGGTTTGCAGGTAGTGCCGCAGCCCTGTCTCCCTTGTCCCTCTTTTACGAAGGGGAGTTGCTCGTGGAAACGCTTATGCTTTTCGTACACCTATCCACCTTGTGTATTTTAGTGGAGGCAGCGAAGCAAAAGCGATTCAAGTGGTGGCTCTTCGCGGGCCTTATCCTCGGCATCAGCTGTGTGGGTCGGCCCAACACGCTGCTCCTAGTCCCTTTTATCTTCCTTTGGATTATCGCCTTGGATCAAGGCAATTGGAAACGACGCATCTTCTCCGCCTTGCTTTTCCTGATCATGACCGCGGCAGTTATCGCTCCCGTTACGCTAACAACAGCCCTCGTGGGCAAACGTTTTTTCCTGGTCACCTACAGCGGAGCTTACAACCTCTATATAGGCAATGCACCCGATGCCATCGGCGTATTTTTTACGCCGCCGTCGATGAAAGAGATTCGTGAGGCAGAGGAAAAGGAAGACATTGATATTAACTGGCGCGGCTATCTCCTCGACGCGTGGAAGAAAGATCCCTTGCTGCTGCCGCGAAAGCTGGCGTTGAAAACGCTTCTATTTTTCCAAAGCGGTGAACTGCCCTGCGACGTGAACTTTTATTTACGACGTCCCTTTTCCATCTTTTATCATTCCCCCTTCCGCTGGGCCTTTATTGCGCCTCTCGGCATAATCGGATTGATCCTGGCTTTTTTCAAAAAAGCCTATGCGCGAATAGAGGATGGAAGATTCATCCTTGCCGCCTATTTACTTCTTTATGCCGCCAGCGTGATTCTTGTGTTTGTGCCGGGACGTTTACGCATGCCCGCATTCGCCATCCTACTCATCTTTGCAGGATACGCTTTCGCCCTGAGCCTCGAAGGGCTTTGGAAGGGCATACGCACCAAGTCGGCGCGCTCCTTTATCGCGCCCGGTTTGGCTGTTCCCCTTCTGTGGGTCTTGTTGGCTTTCGCGTTGCGCAGTCCCACAGATACCATGCTCATCCGATGGAATGATTATTTTAATATGGGCAGCGCCTGCGAAATGAATTATAACTATCCCCTAGCCTTGGATTATTATGAACAAGCCCATGAACGGGCGCAAGGCTTGGTATCTTTAGAAGAGATTTGTAATAATTTGCGTGAACGTATTGAACAACAAACTCGTAAGGAGGAGGAGCCTAACGAGACGCAATGTTTCAACAATTAA